A region of Thermococcus piezophilus DNA encodes the following proteins:
- a CDS encoding TIGR02253 family HAD-type hydrolase translates to MIKVVFFDLDDTIVDTSKLAEMARRNAIENMVRHGLPVDFDTTYHELRELINEYGSNFGRHFDYLLRRLDLPYDPKWVAAGVIAYHNTKFAHLTSVKGTRKVLLELKREGLSLGIITDGNPIKQWEKILRLELDDYFDAVFISDFVGVKKPHPKIFKKALGRFNAEPHEALMVGDRLYSDIYGAKNVGMKTVWFKYGKYANRELDYLEYADFTINSLEDVLNIVRRLTSEGEKRSDKEVHAD, encoded by the coding sequence ATGATAAAGGTCGTGTTTTTTGACCTTGACGATACCATCGTGGACACGTCCAAACTGGCCGAGATGGCACGGAGGAACGCGATAGAGAACATGGTGAGACACGGTCTTCCAGTTGATTTCGACACTACCTATCACGAGCTCCGTGAACTGATAAACGAGTACGGGAGCAACTTCGGCAGGCATTTTGATTACCTTCTGCGCCGTCTTGATCTTCCTTACGACCCCAAATGGGTGGCGGCTGGAGTTATAGCGTATCACAACACCAAGTTTGCCCACCTGACAAGCGTTAAGGGTACGAGAAAAGTCCTGCTTGAGCTTAAGAGAGAGGGACTCAGTCTCGGTATTATCACTGACGGCAATCCGATAAAGCAGTGGGAAAAGATACTCCGCCTTGAGCTCGATGACTACTTCGATGCAGTTTTTATCTCGGACTTCGTCGGCGTCAAAAAGCCCCATCCAAAGATATTCAAGAAGGCCCTTGGGAGGTTCAACGCCGAGCCCCATGAGGCCCTCATGGTCGGCGACAGGCTGTACTCCGACATATACGGTGCCAAGAACGTAGGCATGAAGACCGTGTGGTTTAAATACGGGAAGTACGCCAACCGCGAGCTGGACTACCTCGAGTACGCTGACTTTACCATTAACTCTCTTGAAGATGTTCTCAACATAGTCAGGAGGTTGACGAGTGAGGGGGAAAAGCGTTCAGATAAGGAAGTTCATGCTGATTGA
- the cobB gene encoding NAD-dependent protein deacetylase has protein sequence MIEEAAKLLARSRFAIAFTGAGISAESRVPTFRGSNGLWKTHRPEELATPEAFRRDPHLVWSFYKWRMELIGKARPNPAHYALAELERMGILKAVITQNVDDLHREAGTKNLIELHGNIFRVRCTSCDYKENLKESGRLEEFLKEKDLPKCPECGSLLRPDVVWFGEPLPRKALEEAFRLAERADLVLVIGTSGVVYPAAYIPQIVKETGGKVIEVNPEESGITPIADVFLRCPAGEAMEKLMERIEGLVR, from the coding sequence ATGATAGAAGAAGCGGCCAAACTGCTCGCCCGCTCGAGGTTTGCGATTGCTTTTACCGGGGCCGGGATAAGCGCCGAGAGCAGGGTTCCGACCTTCAGGGGCTCCAACGGCCTGTGGAAGACGCACAGACCAGAGGAGCTCGCCACCCCAGAGGCCTTCAGGAGGGATCCCCATCTCGTCTGGAGCTTCTACAAATGGAGGATGGAGCTGATAGGGAAGGCCAGGCCAAACCCCGCTCACTACGCCTTAGCTGAGCTCGAAAGGATGGGAATCCTCAAGGCGGTTATAACTCAGAACGTTGATGATCTGCACCGCGAGGCTGGGACTAAGAATCTAATCGAGCTCCACGGCAACATCTTTCGCGTTAGGTGCACCTCCTGCGACTATAAGGAGAACCTGAAGGAGAGCGGTCGCCTGGAAGAGTTTCTGAAAGAGAAAGACCTTCCGAAGTGTCCGGAGTGTGGTTCCCTCCTGCGGCCCGATGTGGTCTGGTTCGGAGAGCCCCTGCCGAGAAAAGCACTGGAGGAGGCCTTCAGGCTCGCGGAGAGGGCTGACTTGGTGCTCGTCATAGGAACGAGCGGCGTGGTGTATCCGGCCGCGTACATCCCCCAGATAGTCAAGGAAACCGGGGGCAAAGTCATTGAGGTAAACCCAGAGGAGAGCGGGATTACGCCCATAGCCGACGTATTCCTCCGCTGTCCCGCTGGCGAGGCGATGGAAAAACTGATGGAGAGGATTGAGGGGCTGGTAAGATGA
- a CDS encoding phosphatase PAP2 family protein yields MDERRKLTILTVALAIVFIAQLAGLFDWINRAVNSAIPLVDTPLVRAFTFLGDDMPFFAFVFLAIFLDWRERERLSRETFAFVIAAFAGLAVVGLLKFTLGVPRPRPLPVAGAFSSGSFPSGHTFRAALIAAYGDDRWERLKPLFWVYALAITFTRLLLHYHWLSDVLFSLILAPWLYILTRVAESRWLPVYNTVVERLKLGVLRVE; encoded by the coding sequence ATGGACGAGAGAAGAAAGCTTACAATCCTCACGGTTGCCCTTGCAATCGTTTTCATTGCCCAGCTGGCGGGCCTGTTCGATTGGATAAACCGGGCTGTAAACTCTGCCATCCCTCTCGTCGATACTCCTTTGGTTCGCGCGTTCACGTTTCTCGGCGATGATATGCCTTTTTTTGCGTTTGTATTTCTCGCAATTTTTCTCGACTGGCGCGAGAGGGAGAGGCTCTCCAGGGAGACGTTCGCCTTCGTCATTGCTGCCTTTGCTGGACTGGCTGTGGTCGGTTTGTTGAAGTTCACTCTGGGGGTTCCGAGGCCGAGACCCCTGCCGGTGGCGGGGGCCTTTAGCTCCGGCTCTTTTCCGTCCGGCCACACCTTCAGGGCTGCATTGATAGCAGCCTATGGAGACGACCGTTGGGAGAGGCTCAAGCCACTCTTTTGGGTCTACGCCTTAGCCATAACCTTTACGAGGCTCCTCCTCCACTACCACTGGCTCAGCGATGTTCTCTTCAGCCTAATCCTCGCTCCCTGGCTTTATATTCTGACCAGGGTCGCCGAGAGCCGCTGGCTTCCAGTTTACAATACCGTCGTTGAAAGGCTCAAACTGGGGGTGCTCCGGGTTGAATGA
- a CDS encoding PEGA domain-containing protein yields the protein MLSPGERLALNMTLLPYPKFQVVSVPGGAGLYIDGKTANCTTPCNITLTPGTHTLVFKKEGFRDYETMVRAHAGDSGVISVALTDLSGRKYSLDPRIKEGNQNKWPQRREQRASFQYPLPPPTCSEAF from the coding sequence GTGCTCTCACCGGGTGAGCGTTTGGCCCTGAACATGACCCTCCTACCGTATCCTAAGTTCCAGGTAGTTTCAGTACCTGGGGGTGCAGGGCTTTACATCGACGGAAAGACCGCGAACTGCACAACGCCCTGCAACATCACCCTTACTCCCGGAACGCACACGCTGGTCTTTAAGAAGGAGGGCTTCAGGGACTACGAGACGATGGTTAGAGCGCACGCTGGAGACAGCGGCGTTATCTCGGTAGCACTCACCGACCTGAGCGGCAGAAAGTACTCGTTGGACCCCCGGATAAAAGAAGGGAACCAGAACAAATGGCCCCAAAGGAGGGAACAAAGAGCAAGCTTCCAGTATCCCCTACCACCGCCTACGTGCTCAGAGGCATTTTAA
- a CDS encoding DNA polymerase sliding clamp — protein sequence MPFEIVFDGAKDFADLIATASNLIDEAAFKVTEDGISMRAMDPSRVVLIDLNLPESIFSKYEVDEEETIGINMDHFKKILKRGKNKDTLILRKGDENFLEVTFEGTAKRTFRLPLIEVEELELDLPDLPFTAKVVVLGEVLKEAVKDASLVSDSLKFIAREKEFIMKAEGETNEVEIKLTLEDEGLLDLEVEEETKSAYGISYLADMIKGIGKADEVIIHFGNEMPLQMDYPIRDEGKLTFLLAPRVED from the coding sequence ATGCCGTTCGAAATAGTTTTTGATGGTGCCAAGGATTTCGCCGATCTTATTGCCACCGCGAGCAACCTCATAGACGAGGCTGCCTTTAAGGTAACAGAGGATGGAATTTCGATGCGCGCCATGGACCCGAGCAGAGTAGTTCTCATTGACCTCAACCTCCCTGAGAGCATATTCAGCAAGTACGAGGTCGATGAAGAGGAAACCATAGGCATCAACATGGATCACTTCAAGAAGATACTCAAGCGCGGAAAGAACAAGGACACCCTTATCCTCAGGAAGGGCGACGAGAACTTCCTCGAAGTTACCTTTGAGGGAACCGCCAAGAGGACCTTCCGCCTTCCGCTCATAGAGGTTGAGGAGCTCGAGCTCGACCTTCCAGATCTGCCGTTTACCGCCAAAGTCGTCGTCCTCGGAGAGGTTCTCAAGGAGGCCGTAAAGGACGCTTCCCTCGTCAGTGACTCCCTAAAGTTCATCGCCAGGGAGAAAGAGTTTATAATGAAGGCCGAGGGCGAGACCAATGAGGTCGAGATAAAGCTTACCCTCGAGGACGAAGGTTTACTTGACCTTGAGGTCGAGGAGGAGACCAAGAGTGCCTACGGAATAAGCTACCTCGCCGACATGATCAAAGGCATCGGAAAGGCCGACGAAGTTATAATCCATTTCGGCAATGAGATGCCCCTCCAGATGGACTACCCGATAAGGGACGAGGGTAAGCTCACCTTCCTGCTCGCCCCAAGGGTTGAGGACTGA
- the glyA gene encoding serine hydroxymethyltransferase has translation MENRYKMYRDKVIEYLDAHENWRSSTINLIASENITSPSVNRAVSSGFMHKYAEGWPRQRYYQGCKYVDEVELIGVDLFCKLFGSDFADLRPISGTNANQAVFFGLTQPGDKAIVLHTSHGGHISHMPFGAAGMRGLEVHTWPFDNEEFNIDVDKAAQLIRELEPRIVVFGGSLFPFPHPVKELAPVAKEVGAYVMYDAAHVLGLIAGKQFQDPLREGADIITASTHKTFPGPQGGIILYKNFGEDVAKLQWAIFPGVLSNHHLHHMAGKVITAAEMLEYGERYATQIVKNAKALAEALAEEGFKVIGEDKDYTESHQVIVDVSDLHEAAGGWAAPLLEEAGIILNKNLLPWDPLEKVNTPSGLRIGVQEMTRVGMLEDNMKDIAVFMRRVLIDKEDPKKVMKEIAEYRKEYQKVYYSFDYGLPMKE, from the coding sequence ATGGAGAACAGATATAAGATGTACAGGGACAAGGTTATTGAATATCTGGACGCCCACGAGAATTGGAGGAGCTCGACTATAAACCTCATCGCAAGTGAGAACATCACTTCTCCGAGCGTCAACCGCGCTGTTTCTAGCGGCTTTATGCACAAGTACGCCGAGGGCTGGCCCAGACAGAGGTATTATCAGGGCTGTAAGTACGTTGATGAGGTCGAGCTCATCGGTGTTGACCTCTTCTGCAAGCTATTTGGAAGCGACTTTGCTGACCTCAGACCTATATCCGGAACCAACGCCAACCAGGCAGTTTTCTTCGGTCTCACCCAGCCGGGAGACAAGGCTATCGTTCTGCACACATCCCATGGTGGCCACATAAGCCACATGCCATTCGGAGCCGCTGGAATGAGGGGCCTTGAAGTCCACACCTGGCCCTTTGACAATGAGGAGTTCAACATCGACGTTGACAAGGCCGCTCAGCTCATTCGTGAGCTCGAGCCAAGAATAGTCGTCTTCGGTGGTTCGCTCTTCCCGTTCCCACACCCGGTCAAGGAACTTGCTCCGGTGGCCAAGGAAGTCGGTGCTTATGTCATGTACGACGCAGCCCACGTGCTCGGTCTCATTGCCGGAAAGCAGTTCCAGGACCCACTCAGGGAGGGAGCAGATATAATCACCGCCTCGACCCACAAGACCTTCCCAGGACCGCAGGGCGGTATAATCCTCTACAAGAACTTCGGTGAGGACGTCGCCAAGCTCCAGTGGGCCATTTTCCCGGGTGTCCTCAGCAACCACCACCTCCATCACATGGCCGGAAAGGTCATCACCGCTGCCGAGATGCTCGAGTACGGTGAGAGGTACGCGACCCAGATTGTCAAAAACGCCAAGGCCCTCGCCGAGGCCCTCGCCGAGGAGGGCTTCAAGGTCATTGGCGAGGACAAGGACTACACCGAGAGCCACCAGGTCATTGTCGATGTTAGCGATCTCCACGAGGCCGCCGGCGGCTGGGCCGCGCCGCTCCTCGAGGAGGCAGGCATAATCCTCAACAAGAACCTCCTGCCGTGGGACCCGCTTGAGAAGGTCAACACCCCGAGCGGCCTCAGGATAGGCGTCCAAGAGATGACCAGGGTGGGAATGCTCGAAGACAACATGAAGGACATAGCGGTCTTCATGAGGCGCGTCCTCATCGACAAAGAGGACCCGAAGAAGGTCATGAAGGAGATCGCCGAGTACAGAAAGGAGTACCAGAAGGTCTACTACTCCTTCGACTACGGCCTCCCGATGAAGGAGTGA
- a CDS encoding ATP-binding cassette domain-containing protein, which produces MATGAYLSTRGSIEVLGKDPWRDEGIRRRLGVSFDPPALPPLRTGREWLEYISEARGGDGRDVREAAEMFGAGEFIDKKVREYSAGMRKMISLAQAFGGNPEPIFLDEPLANLDLGGMKNVIDVIKREHEDGLNLVVISHIWHPFIGMADPTVLIAAGKVQASGHPEEVLPLLEGAFPL; this is translated from the coding sequence ATTGCAACTGGGGCATACCTGTCCACCAGGGGGAGTATTGAGGTTCTGGGAAAAGACCCCTGGAGGGACGAGGGGATAAGAAGACGGTTGGGTGTCTCCTTCGATCCGCCGGCGCTTCCCCCGCTGAGAACCGGAAGGGAGTGGCTGGAGTACATATCAGAGGCCAGAGGAGGGGATGGACGGGATGTCCGGGAGGCTGCGGAGATGTTCGGGGCTGGGGAGTTTATAGACAAGAAGGTCAGGGAGTACTCCGCCGGAATGAGGAAGATGATCAGCCTAGCCCAGGCATTCGGGGGAAACCCCGAGCCGATTTTCCTTGATGAACCCCTCGCCAACCTCGACCTGGGAGGCATGAAGAATGTCATTGATGTTATCAAGCGGGAGCATGAAGACGGCCTTAATCTCGTTGTAATCTCCCACATTTGGCACCCGTTTATTGGAATGGCAGACCCCACCGTCCTGATAGCTGCGGGAAAGGTTCAGGCTTCAGGCCATCCAGAGGAAGTTCTTCCACTGCTTGAAGGGGCGTTCCCACTGTGA
- a CDS encoding transcription factor S — translation MKFCPKCGSIMLPDKKKGVFVCRKCGYEEPINPEDAKKYRITQKVEHKPDEGIIIVEQDVATLPKVKITCPKCGNDEAYWWELQTRAGDEPSTIFYKCTKCGHVWRSYE, via the coding sequence ATGAAGTTCTGTCCAAAGTGCGGCAGCATCATGCTTCCGGACAAGAAGAAGGGGGTTTTCGTCTGCCGTAAGTGCGGCTACGAGGAGCCCATTAACCCAGAGGACGCCAAGAAATACCGGATTACCCAGAAGGTCGAGCACAAGCCTGACGAAGGCATAATCATCGTAGAACAGGACGTGGCGACTCTGCCGAAGGTCAAAATAACCTGTCCAAAGTGCGGCAACGACGAGGCCTACTGGTGGGAGCTCCAGACGAGGGCTGGCGATGAGCCGAGCACGATATTCTACAAGTGTACCAAGTGCGGCCACGTATGGAGGTCCTACGAGTGA
- a CDS encoding COG2426 family protein, translated as MNELLRVFLLSLLPTFEGRYAIVYGIGKGYPLYETLIVASLGVLILSLVLPITLPYLDKLMLWLEKTPLEKIARLYLYYVERVRKKAHPYVERWGFLGLTIFVAIPLPGTGVWTGALAAYLFGIEKRMAVLALILGGLLSMAITLVPALGLFG; from the coding sequence TTGAATGAGCTCCTGAGGGTTTTTCTCCTCTCACTCCTCCCGACCTTTGAAGGTAGGTATGCCATAGTTTACGGTATAGGAAAAGGATATCCCCTCTACGAGACCCTGATAGTGGCTTCCCTCGGTGTCCTGATACTATCGCTGGTTCTTCCGATTACGCTCCCTTACCTGGACAAGCTGATGCTCTGGCTGGAAAAGACCCCCCTTGAGAAAATCGCGAGGCTCTACCTTTACTACGTGGAGCGCGTGAGGAAAAAGGCCCATCCCTACGTTGAGAGATGGGGCTTCCTCGGGCTGACTATCTTTGTCGCCATACCCCTCCCTGGAACGGGCGTATGGACGGGAGCTCTGGCCGCTTACCTGTTTGGCATCGAGAAGAGAATGGCCGTTCTCGCCTTGATCCTCGGAGGACTCCTAAGTATGGCGATAACACTCGTTCCGGCGCTAGGGCTGTTTGGGTAA
- a CDS encoding ASCH domain-containing protein → MRGKSVQIRKFMLIDSAYKSRILRGDKVTTIRYGNYEAKPGSEVYLVITPSDTAIAKVRITRVERKKVKELTNEDAKLDGFSDVGQLVRELSKIYGELYGDDEVTIIGFEMIKRFDDGIPLKWLKGLNYREPDEIARLYLENQEKLNLNRETDFILRRIYNEGLGRAVRTFGPKKVQQALLKAYHALYAAGVI, encoded by the coding sequence GTGAGGGGGAAAAGCGTTCAGATAAGGAAGTTCATGCTGATTGACAGCGCATACAAATCCAGAATCCTGCGTGGGGACAAAGTTACGACGATACGCTACGGAAACTACGAGGCCAAGCCGGGGAGCGAGGTCTACCTCGTCATAACGCCGAGCGACACTGCCATAGCCAAGGTCAGGATAACTCGCGTTGAGCGGAAGAAGGTCAAGGAGCTCACTAACGAAGATGCAAAGCTTGACGGCTTTTCCGACGTGGGTCAGTTGGTCAGGGAGCTCTCCAAGATATACGGCGAGCTCTACGGCGACGACGAGGTTACGATTATAGGCTTTGAAATGATAAAGCGCTTCGACGACGGTATCCCGCTCAAGTGGCTTAAGGGGCTCAACTACCGCGAGCCCGATGAAATAGCCCGCCTTTACCTGGAGAACCAGGAAAAGCTGAACCTGAACCGGGAAACGGACTTCATACTGCGCAGGATATACAACGAGGGCCTTGGAAGGGCAGTCAGAACATTCGGGCCAAAAAAAGTCCAGCAGGCGCTGCTCAAGGCATATCATGCGCTCTATGCAGCCGGCGTTATCTAA
- a CDS encoding immunoglobulin-like domain-containing protein — protein MRKAVPVLLALLIIPVAYFLASSMGGDIGGTDEIPAVPDVVLKLDKTSYAPDETMVLTVVNNADSEATTGYEFQLYRLENGNWKEVNLDMAFIEIAIIIEPGKSWEQIIDLSKLNIDPGHYKIVKSIFVGNVTVKPETEFDIKR, from the coding sequence ATGAGAAAAGCAGTCCCTGTGCTGTTGGCACTCCTGATAATTCCCGTGGCGTATTTCCTGGCTTCCTCCATGGGGGGAGATATTGGAGGAACTGACGAAATCCCCGCCGTTCCAGACGTCGTTCTGAAACTTGACAAGACGAGCTATGCCCCGGATGAGACTATGGTTTTAACAGTGGTCAACAACGCCGACTCGGAGGCAACAACCGGCTACGAATTCCAGCTTTACAGACTTGAGAACGGCAACTGGAAGGAGGTAAACCTTGACATGGCCTTCATAGAGATAGCTATCATCATTGAACCCGGCAAGAGCTGGGAGCAGATAATAGACCTCTCAAAGCTCAACATTGATCCGGGACACTACAAAATAGTCAAGAGCATCTTCGTGGGCAATGTAACTGTAAAGCCCGAGACCGAGTTTGACATCAAAAGATGA
- a CDS encoding DUF3783 domain-containing protein, protein MKVKVFLIGFNEEEANVVKEALNGLSVFEVPEYCRDWIVGDVVEKAGTLSGSCYWHLRKFVIMHGVDNETLKDAIKTVRSLDLGRIIFATTTQTSLTWKLEDLLDELMAEDEYFQALRWAREQGARKKGPFLDLEKG, encoded by the coding sequence ATGAAGGTGAAGGTTTTTCTCATTGGTTTTAACGAGGAAGAAGCAAATGTCGTAAAGGAAGCCCTCAATGGACTCAGCGTCTTTGAGGTTCCCGAGTACTGCAGGGACTGGATCGTGGGGGATGTAGTGGAAAAGGCTGGGACGCTGAGCGGTTCCTGCTACTGGCATCTGAGGAAGTTCGTAATAATGCACGGCGTTGATAACGAGACCCTCAAAGATGCAATAAAAACCGTCCGATCCCTCGACCTCGGAAGGATCATATTCGCCACTACCACTCAGACTTCCCTGACGTGGAAGCTGGAGGATCTCCTGGACGAACTGATGGCCGAGGACGAGTACTTTCAGGCTCTGAGATGGGCCCGGGAGCAGGGCGCCAGGAAGAAGGGCCCGTTTCTGGATTTGGAGAAAGGTTAA